The Setaria italica strain Yugu1 chromosome IX, Setaria_italica_v2.0, whole genome shotgun sequence genome has a window encoding:
- the LOC101774858 gene encoding zinc finger CCCH domain-containing protein 22 — protein MDAYEATKVVFSRIQALDPDHAAKIMGLLLIQDHGEKEMIRLAFGPESLLHAVMAKARKDLGLLLPASPTSVAAAGHAPFLQLPRQNSGRAGAPSPLSVSSPSSWAQAPVFSRSNSTSNGTADEAAPGAGDELPSPVNGGAAPFFPQGGDALLDDLQLQEQLAFLNEGGANPAHQLTGLDGGECWSPGPGDGGGLLPFGLGWPNGGPVHRRSVSVNELCLGGGGGGDGFGWKPCLYYARGFCKNGSSCRFVHGGLPDDAAALAATKMEAAADQQQQCQDFLLRSKSQRLGPAAFPYSPTGSLPGSPSAASKCLSFLLQQQQQQQQHDRAAAAAALMLGGGDDAHKFMGRPRLDRADFASMMNPGSRQIYLTFPADSTFREEDVSNYFSIYGPVHDVRIPYQQKRMFGFVTFVYPETVKLILAKGNPHFICDARVLVKPYKEKGKVPDKYRKQQQGDFSGCTTPTGLDTRDPFDLHQLGARMLQHSNSANELLLRRKLEEQQQAIELQSRRLMGLQLLDLKARTAATAAASSPQPTPTANAFTSGPPASTTAVESPPESGEQLKLSSGFAAERKVNGGDKEESAGEGSPNAADSDQSGEHNLPDSPFASPTKSAVFAHDSFAATETESAVSRIGVESGNNTDGGGNHLRPPTLDIPSPRPYFFPMHRLSSDHGAMGM, from the exons ATGGACGCCTACGAGGCCACCAAGGTGGTGTTCTCCCGGATCCAGGCGCTGGACCCGGACCACGCCGCCAAGATCATGGGCCTCCTCCTCATCCAGGACCACGGCGAGAAGGAGATGATCCGCCTCGCCTTCGGCCCGGAGTCGTTGCTCCACGCCGTCATGGCCAAGGCGCGCAAGGACCTCGGCCTGCTCCTCCCGGCCTCGCccacctccgtcgccgccgcgggccaCGCGCCGTTCCTCCAGCTCCCGCGCCAGAactccggccgcgccggcgcgccgtcgccgctctCGGTGTCCTCGCCCTCGTCGTGGGCGCAGGCGCCGGTGTTCTCGAGGAGCAACAGCACGAGTAATGGCACCGCGGACGAGGCGGCACCGGGGGCTGGCGACGAGCTGCCTAGCCCCGTGAACGGAGGAGCGGCGCCCTTCTTTCCCCAGGGCGGTGACGCGCTCCTGGACGATCTGCAGCTGCAGGAGCAGCTCGCCTTCCTCAACGAGGGCGGCGCGAACCCGGCGCACCAGCTCACGGGGCTCGACGGCGGGGAGTGCTGGAGCCCCGGCCCGGGCGATGGCGGTGGGTTGCTCCCGTTCGGCCTCGGGTGGCCCAACGGCGGCCCCGTGCACCGCCGGAGCGTGTCGGTGAACGAGCTCTGCctcggcgggggcgggggcggcgacggatTCGGGTGGAAGCCCTGCCTCTACTACGCGCGCGGGTTCTGCAAGAACGGCAGCAGCTGCCGGTTCGTGCACGGCGGTCTCCCCGACGATGcagccgcgctcgccgccaccaagatggaagccgccgccgaccagcagcagcagtgccaggacttcctcctccgctccaaGAGCCAGcgcctcggccccgccgccttccCCTACTCCCCCACCGGCTCCCTCCCAggctcgccctccgccgccagcAAGTGCCTCAGCTTCCtgctgcagcaacagcagcagcagcagcagcacgacaG agccgcggcggccgcggcgctgatgcttggcggcggcgacgatgcgCACAAGTTCATGGGCCGGCCGCGCCTGGACCGTGCTGACTTCGCAAGCATGATGAACCCCGGCTCGCGCCAGATTTACCTGACCTTCCCGGCCGACAGCACGTTCCGCGAGGAGGACGTCTCCAACTACTTCAG CATCTACGGGCCGGTCCACGACGTGCGCATCCCCTACCAGCAGAAACGCATGTTCGGGTTCGTCACCTTCGTGTACCCAGAGACGGTGAAGCTCATCCTGGCCAAGGGCAACCCGCACTTCATCTGCGACGCACGCGTGCTCGTCAAGCCCTACAAGGAGAAGGGCAAGGTCCCCGACAAGTACAG GAAGCAGCAGCAAGGCGACTTCTCCGGCTGCACGACGCCCACCGGGCTAGACACCAGGGACCcgtttgatctccaccaactcg GTGCAAGGATGCTGCAACACTCGAACAGCGCCAACGAGCTTCTGCTGCGGCGGAAgctggaggagcagcagcaggccatAGAGCTCCAGAGCCGCCGCCTCATGGGCCTTCAGCTGCTTGACCTCAAGGCACGCACAGCTGCAACTGCGGCAGCGTCATCACCGCAGCCCACGCCAACTGCCAATGCCTTCACCTCCGGGCCACCGGCGAGCACCACCGCAGTCGAGTCGCCACCAGAGTCGG GGGAGCAGCTCAAGTTGAGCAGCGGCTTTGCTGCGGAGAGGAAGGTCAACGGTGGTGATAAGGAGGAATCTGCTGGCGAGGGGAGCCCGAACGCTGCCGATAGCGACCAAAG TGGGGAGCACAATTTGCCGGACAGCCCATTCGCTTCCCCGACCAAGTCTGCTGTGTTTGCTCACGACAGCTTCGCCGCCACCGAGACTGAGAGCGCTGTATCCCGTATCGGTGTGGAGTCCGGCAACAACACCGACGGCGGTGGTAACCATCTCCGTCCTCCCACGTTGGACATTCCTTCGCCGAGGCCGTACTTCTTTCCCATGCACAG GCTGTCCTCCGATCACGGAGCGATGGGGATGTAA